DNA from Bradyrhizobium diazoefficiens USDA 110:
TGCCGGGCCTGTCTCGCATCGCCGTCCGATTGTCCCGACGACGTGCCGGCGCCGTCGAACGTGCCTTGCGACTGTGACGAGGGCTGTTGCTGGCCCGAGAGCTGCGGCTGCGACTGGCCCGAGCCGCTCTGGAATCCGTCCAGCGAGCCATGCTGGACGGGGGCGACGTCGGCGACGTAGCCGGCCGACTGCATCAGCTCGCGGATCGAGTCGCGCTGCTGGTCCAGCATCTGGCTCGTGTCCTTGCGCTCGGCCGCGAGGTGGACGGAGACCTCCGAGCCGACGAGGCGGAGGCGCACGGTGACATTGCCGAGCGACGGCGGCTCGAGGTTGACGGTCAGGATCTTGAGCGGCTGGTCCGGCGCATTGGTCTGGGACCCGGCGAGATCGGGGGCTGCGGACGCCGTCGGCGCCGAGGATTCCTTCAGCTCGGCGACCACCGCATTGGCGACCTGTTGCGGAGCGTTGAACTGCGCCGGGGGCAGATGGGTCTCCTGCTGGACCACGGTGACCTTGGTCGCCTCCGGCAATGCGTCCCGGGCCGAGGCCTTGACGGCGCGTTCGACATTGGCCGTGAGGGCCTCGAAGCCCGACGTCGCGGGCATTGCCTTTGACGAACTCTCGTTGCCCTGCTGCGCGGCTGCCGCCTGCGAGGCCGCGGCCTGTGAGCGCGCGCCTGTCGGACCTGCCGAGAGTGGCGTGGGATCGGCGGCGGCGGCCTTCGCCATGCCCGTCGCCTGAACCTCGCCCTTCGTGGAGGAACGCCCGTCGCGCGCCGACGCATCCTTCCTGTCTCCCGCGGGCGATTGCAGCTTCACGGCCGGCACGGCGGCGAGCTCCTGTCCGACGATCGCGGCAATGCCCGGCCGGCTCGAAACGTCAGCCTTCGCGGCCTGGTCGAGCGGATTTTGCGTCTCCGACTGGTCGGACGATTTGTGACTGGACTTGGTCTCGTCGGCCGCCTCGGTGCGATCATGCACCGTCTCGTCCTTCTCGGCCGGATGCGAAAGGCGCGTGC
Protein-coding regions in this window:
- a CDS encoding flagellar hook-length control protein FliK, which encodes MTKLSGTAGQAFSGLAESLNMRGTSRSAKSAGTKSQADSSFNDLLHTVSNLAKRALKDEGSDTAVKAGTLRTRLSHPAEKDETVHDRTEAADETKSSHKSSDQSETQNPLDQAAKADVSSRPGIAAIVGQELAAVPAVKLQSPAGDRKDASARDGRSSTKGEVQATGMAKAAAADPTPLSAGPTGARSQAAASQAAAAQQGNESSSKAMPATSGFEALTANVERAVKASARDALPEATKVTVVQQETHLPPAQFNAPQQVANAVVAELKESSAPTASAAPDLAGSQTNAPDQPLKILTVNLEPPSLGNVTVRLRLVGSEVSVHLAAERKDTSQMLDQQRDSIRELMQSAGYVADVAPVQHGSLDGFQSGSGQSQPQLSGQQQPSSQSQGTFDGAGTSSGQSDGDARQARQERQSNQETRHDQDVAPQIRRGPVYL